A stretch of the Streptomyces sp. NBC_01428 genome encodes the following:
- the metK gene encoding methionine adenosyltransferase, producing the protein MSRRLFTSESVTEGHPDKIADQISDTILDALLREDPTSRVAVETLITTGLVHVAGEVTTKAYAPIAQLVRDKILEIGYDSSKKGFDGASCGVSVSIGSQSPDIAQGVDTAYESRVEGDEDELDKQGAGDQGLMFGYATDETPNLMPLPIHLAHKLSRRLSEVRKNGTIPYLRPDGKTQVTIEYDGDKAVRLDTVVVSSQHASDIDLESLLAPDIREFVVEPELKALLDDGIKLETEGYRLLVNPTGRFEIGGPMGDAGLTGRKIIIDTYGGMARHGGGAFSGKDPSKVDRSAAYAMRWVAKNVVAAGLASRCEVQVAYAIGKAEPVGLFVETFGTAKVDAEKIETAISEVFDLRPAAIIRDLDLLRPIYSQTAAYGHFGRELPDFTWERTDRVDALRKAAGL; encoded by the coding sequence GTGTCCCGTCGCCTGTTCACCTCGGAGTCCGTGACCGAGGGTCACCCCGACAAGATCGCTGACCAGATCAGCGACACCATTCTCGACGCGCTTCTGCGAGAGGACCCGACGTCCCGGGTCGCCGTGGAGACGCTCATCACCACCGGCCTGGTGCACGTGGCCGGAGAGGTCACCACCAAGGCGTACGCGCCGATCGCGCAGCTCGTCCGGGACAAGATCCTGGAGATCGGCTACGACTCGTCGAAGAAGGGCTTCGACGGAGCGTCCTGTGGCGTGTCGGTGTCGATCGGCTCCCAGTCCCCGGACATCGCGCAGGGTGTCGACACGGCTTACGAGTCCCGTGTCGAGGGTGATGAGGACGAGCTGGACAAGCAGGGTGCCGGCGACCAGGGCCTGATGTTCGGGTACGCGACGGACGAGACCCCGAACCTGATGCCGCTCCCGATCCACCTCGCGCACAAGCTCTCGCGCCGGCTGTCCGAGGTCCGCAAGAACGGGACCATCCCGTACCTGCGCCCCGACGGCAAGACCCAGGTCACCATCGAGTACGACGGCGACAAGGCGGTCCGCCTGGACACCGTCGTCGTCTCCTCGCAGCACGCGTCGGACATCGACCTGGAGTCGCTGCTCGCCCCCGACATCCGCGAGTTCGTGGTGGAGCCGGAGCTGAAGGCCCTCCTCGACGACGGCATCAAGCTGGAGACCGAGGGCTACCGCCTGCTGGTGAACCCGACCGGCCGCTTCGAGATCGGCGGCCCGATGGGCGACGCCGGCCTCACCGGCCGCAAGATCATCATCGACACGTACGGCGGCATGGCCCGCCACGGCGGCGGCGCCTTCTCCGGCAAGGACCCGTCCAAGGTCGACCGCTCCGCCGCGTACGCGATGCGCTGGGTCGCCAAGAACGTCGTCGCCGCGGGCCTCGCCTCCCGCTGCGAGGTCCAGGTCGCGTACGCCATCGGCAAGGCCGAGCCGGTCGGTCTGTTCGTCGAGACCTTCGGCACCGCCAAGGTCGACGCCGAGAAGATCGAGACCGCCATCTCCGAGGTCTTCGACCTCCGCCCGGCGGCCATCATCCGCGACCTCGACCTGCTCCGCCCGATCTACTCCCAGACCGCCGCCTACGGCCACTTCGGCCGTGAGCTGCCGGACTTCACGTGGGAGCGGACGGACCGGGTGGACGCGCTCCGCAAGGCCGCGGGCCTGTAG
- a CDS encoding quinone-dependent dihydroorotate dehydrogenase — MYKPFFNLVFKRMDPEQAHHLAFRWIRLTARVPVLRTFVAASLAPRHKELRTEAFGLRMHGPFGLAAGFDKNAVAIDGMAMLGFDHIEIGTVTGEPQPGNPKKRLFRLVQDRALINRMGFNNEGSAAVAERLAARTPVFRTVVGVNIGKTKVVPEEEAAGDYVKSTERLARHADYLVVNVSSPNTPGLRNLQATEALRPLLSAVREAADRAVTGRRVPLLVKIAPDLADEDVDAVADLAVELGLDGIIATNTTIAREGLGLSSDPALVGETGGLSGAPLKARSLEVLRRLYARVGDRITLVGVGGIENAEDAWQRILAGATLVQGYSAFIYEGPFWARALHKGLAARLRTSPYATLADAVGADVRKSV, encoded by the coding sequence ATGTACAAGCCCTTCTTCAACCTCGTCTTCAAGCGGATGGACCCGGAGCAGGCCCACCACCTCGCCTTCCGCTGGATCCGGCTCACCGCCCGCGTCCCCGTCCTGCGCACCTTCGTTGCCGCCTCGCTCGCCCCCCGCCACAAGGAACTGCGCACCGAGGCGTTCGGGCTGCGGATGCACGGCCCCTTCGGACTCGCCGCCGGGTTCGACAAGAACGCCGTGGCCATCGACGGCATGGCCATGCTCGGCTTCGACCACATCGAGATCGGCACCGTCACCGGGGAGCCGCAGCCCGGCAACCCCAAGAAGCGCCTGTTCCGCCTCGTCCAGGACCGTGCGCTGATCAACCGCATGGGCTTCAACAACGAGGGCTCTGCGGCCGTCGCCGAGCGCCTGGCGGCCCGCACACCCGTCTTCAGGACCGTGGTGGGCGTCAACATCGGCAAGACCAAGGTCGTCCCCGAGGAGGAGGCCGCCGGCGACTACGTGAAGTCGACCGAGCGGCTCGCCCGGCACGCCGACTACCTCGTCGTGAACGTCTCCTCCCCGAACACGCCCGGCCTGCGCAACCTCCAGGCCACCGAGGCGCTCCGCCCGCTGCTGAGCGCGGTGCGCGAGGCCGCGGACCGCGCGGTCACCGGCCGGCGCGTCCCGCTCCTGGTCAAGATCGCCCCCGACCTCGCCGACGAGGACGTCGACGCGGTCGCCGACCTCGCCGTGGAACTCGGCCTCGACGGGATCATCGCGACGAACACCACCATCGCGCGCGAGGGCCTCGGCCTGTCGTCCGACCCGGCCCTGGTGGGGGAGACCGGCGGGCTGTCGGGCGCACCGCTCAAGGCGCGCTCGCTGGAGGTGCTCCGCCGCCTCTACGCGCGCGTGGGCGACCGCATCACCCTGGTGGGCGTCGGCGGCATCGAGAACGCCGAGGACGCCTGGCAGCGCATCCTGGCCGGCGCCACGCTGGTGCAGGGCTACAGCGCCTTCATCTACGAGGGGCCCTTCTGGGCCCGTGCCCTCCACAAGGGGCTCGCCGCCCGTCTGCGGACGAGCCCGTACGCCACCCTCGCCGACGCGGTCGGCGCCGACGTGAGGAAGTCCGTATGA
- a CDS encoding integration host factor: MALPPLTPEQRAAALEKAAAARRERAEVKNRLKHSGASLHEVIKQGQENDVVGKMKVSALLESLPGVGKVRAKQIMERLGISESRRVRGLGSNQIASLEREFGGSGA, translated from the coding sequence GTGGCTCTTCCGCCCCTTACCCCTGAACAGCGCGCAGCCGCGCTCGAAAAGGCCGCCGCGGCTCGCCGGGAGCGGGCCGAGGTCAAGAATCGACTCAAGCACTCCGGTGCTTCTCTCCATGAGGTCATCAAGCAGGGCCAGGAGAACGACGTCGTCGGCAAGATGAAGGTCTCCGCCCTTCTGGAGTCCCTGCCGGGCGTGGGCAAGGTCCGCGCCAAGCAGATCATGGAGCGACTCGGGATCTCCGAGAGCCGCCGCGTTCGCGGTCTCGGCTCGAACCAGATCGCCTCTTTGGAGCGCGAGTTCGGCGGTTCCGGCGCCTGA
- the gmk gene encoding guanylate kinase, translated as MSERPRLTVLSGPSGVGKSTVVAHMRKEHPEVWLSVSATTRKPRPGEKHGVHYFFVSDEEMDKLIANGELLEWAEFAGNRYGTPRAAVLEHLESGVPVLLEIDLQGARQVRESMPEALLVFLAPPSWEELVRRLTGRGTESPEVIERRLAAAKIELAAEPEFDVTLVNTSVEDVARELLALVEVV; from the coding sequence ATGAGTGAACGTCCGCGGCTGACCGTGCTCTCCGGCCCCTCAGGGGTCGGCAAGAGCACGGTCGTCGCTCATATGCGCAAGGAACACCCCGAGGTCTGGCTCTCGGTGTCGGCGACGACCCGCAAGCCCCGCCCCGGTGAGAAGCACGGGGTGCACTACTTCTTCGTCTCCGACGAGGAGATGGACAAGCTGATCGCCAACGGCGAACTGCTGGAGTGGGCCGAGTTCGCGGGCAACCGCTACGGGACCCCGCGCGCCGCCGTCCTGGAGCACCTGGAGTCGGGTGTGCCCGTCCTCCTGGAGATCGATCTCCAGGGCGCGCGCCAGGTTCGCGAGTCGATGCCCGAGGCGCTGCTCGTCTTCCTGGCCCCGCCCTCCTGGGAGGAGCTGGTGCGCCGGCTCACCGGTCGTGGCACCGAATCCCCCGAGGTGATCGAGCGTCGCCTCGCGGCGGCGAAGATCGAACTGGCGGCCGAGCCGGAGTTCGATGTCACCCTGGTCAACACCTCCGTCGAGGACGTGGCGCGTGAGCTGCTAGCCTTGGTGGAAGTTGTTTGA
- the rpoZ gene encoding DNA-directed RNA polymerase subunit omega, producing MSSSITAPEGIINPPIDELLEATDSKYSLVIYAAKRARQINAYYSQLGEGLLEYVGPLVDTHVHEKPLSIALREINAGLLTSEAVEGPAQ from the coding sequence GTGTCCTCTTCCATCACCGCTCCCGAGGGCATCATCAACCCTCCGATCGACGAGCTTCTCGAGGCCACCGACTCGAAGTACAGCCTGGTGATCTACGCGGCCAAGCGTGCCCGCCAGATCAACGCGTACTACTCGCAGCTCGGCGAGGGCCTCCTCGAGTACGTCGGTCCGCTCGTCGACACCCACGTCCACGAGAAGCCGCTGTCGATCGCCCTGCGCGAGATCAACGCGGGACTGCTGACGTCCGAGGCCGTAGAGGGCCCCGCCCAGTAG
- the pyrF gene encoding orotidine-5'-phosphate decarboxylase: MSLEPFGARLRRAMDERGPLCVGIDPHASLLADWGLADDIAGLERFSRTVVEALADRVAVLKPQSAFFERFGSRGIAVLEKSVEEARAAGALVVMDAKRGDIGSTMAAYAETFLRKDAPLFSDALTVSPFLGYGSLLPAVELARESGAGLFVLALTSNPEGGEVQHALREDGRNVGATMLAHLAVENAGEAPLGSFGAVVGATLGDLSSYDLDINGPLLAPGIGAQGATAADLAGVFGPAVRNVVPNVSRGVLRFGPDVVALRSSADRFAEEIRAAVTAA; this comes from the coding sequence ATGAGCCTGGAACCCTTCGGCGCCCGCCTGCGCCGCGCCATGGACGAGCGGGGCCCGCTGTGCGTGGGCATCGACCCGCACGCCTCCCTCCTCGCCGACTGGGGCCTGGCCGACGACATCGCGGGCCTGGAGCGCTTCAGCCGCACGGTCGTCGAGGCGCTCGCCGACCGGGTCGCCGTCCTCAAGCCGCAGAGCGCCTTCTTCGAGCGGTTCGGCTCACGCGGGATCGCCGTCCTGGAGAAGTCGGTCGAGGAGGCCCGCGCGGCCGGGGCGCTGGTCGTGATGGACGCCAAGCGCGGCGACATCGGCTCGACCATGGCCGCGTACGCCGAGACCTTCCTGCGCAAGGACGCGCCCCTCTTCTCGGACGCGCTGACCGTGTCGCCCTTCCTCGGCTACGGCTCGCTGCTGCCCGCGGTCGAGCTGGCGCGCGAGAGCGGGGCCGGGCTCTTCGTCCTTGCGCTCACCTCCAACCCGGAGGGCGGCGAGGTCCAGCACGCCCTGCGCGAGGACGGCCGGAACGTCGGGGCGACGATGCTCGCGCATCTGGCCGTCGAGAACGCGGGCGAGGCGCCGCTCGGCTCCTTCGGCGCGGTCGTCGGCGCCACGCTGGGCGATCTGTCCTCCTACGACCTCGACATCAACGGTCCGCTCCTCGCGCCCGGTATCGGCGCCCAGGGAGCGACGGCGGCCGATCTGGCGGGCGTCTTCGGCCCCGCGGTGCGCAACGTCGTCCCGAACGTGAGCCGGGGCGTCCTCCGGTTCGGTCCGGACGTGGTCGCGCTGCGTTCCTCCGCGGACCGCTTCGCGGAGGAGATCAGGGCCGCCGTGACCGCCGCCTGA
- the coaBC gene encoding bifunctional phosphopantothenoylcysteine decarboxylase/phosphopantothenate--cysteine ligase CoaBC: protein MDKPRVVLGVSGGIAAYKACELLRRLTESGHDVRVVPTASALHFVGAATWSALSGHPVSTEVWSDVHEVPHVRIGQHADLVVVAPATADMLAKAAHGLADDLLTNTLLTARCPVVFAPAMHTEMWEHPATRENVATLRRRGAVVIEPAVGRLTGVDTGKGRLPDPGEIYEVCRRVLARGVTETDLAGRHVVVSAGGTREPLDPVRFLGNRSSGKQGYALARTAAARGARVTLIAANTGLPDPAGVDVVQVGTAVQLREAVLKATPDADAVVMAAAVADFRPQTYAAGKIKKKDGQEPEPVVLVRNPDILAEISAERARPGQVVVGFAAETDDVLANGRTKLARKGCDLLVVNEVGESRTFGSEENEAVVLGADGSETPVAHGPKEALADTVWDLVTRRLG, encoded by the coding sequence GTGGACAAGCCGAGGGTCGTCCTGGGGGTCAGCGGTGGCATCGCCGCCTACAAGGCCTGTGAGCTGCTGCGACGGCTGACGGAGTCGGGCCACGACGTACGGGTCGTGCCCACCGCGTCCGCCCTGCACTTCGTCGGCGCCGCCACCTGGTCCGCGCTCTCGGGCCACCCCGTCTCCACCGAGGTCTGGTCGGACGTCCACGAGGTCCCGCACGTACGCATCGGACAGCACGCCGACCTCGTGGTGGTGGCCCCGGCGACGGCGGACATGCTGGCGAAGGCCGCCCACGGCCTCGCCGACGACCTGCTCACCAACACCCTGCTCACCGCCCGCTGCCCGGTCGTCTTCGCGCCCGCCATGCACACCGAGATGTGGGAGCACCCGGCCACCCGGGAGAACGTGGCGACCCTGCGGCGCCGCGGCGCCGTCGTCATCGAGCCCGCCGTCGGCCGCCTGACCGGCGTCGACACCGGCAAGGGCCGGCTGCCCGACCCGGGGGAGATCTACGAGGTCTGCCGGCGCGTCCTCGCCCGGGGTGTCACCGAGACGGATCTCGCCGGACGGCACGTCGTCGTCAGCGCGGGCGGCACCCGCGAGCCCCTCGACCCCGTCCGCTTCCTCGGCAACCGCTCCTCCGGCAAGCAGGGGTACGCGCTGGCCCGTACCGCCGCCGCGCGGGGCGCCCGCGTCACCCTGATCGCCGCGAACACCGGCCTCCCGGACCCGGCAGGGGTCGACGTGGTCCAGGTCGGGACCGCCGTGCAGCTGCGGGAGGCCGTGCTGAAGGCGACGCCCGACGCCGACGCCGTGGTGATGGCGGCCGCGGTGGCGGACTTCCGCCCTCAGACGTACGCGGCCGGAAAGATCAAGAAGAAGGACGGCCAGGAGCCGGAGCCGGTCGTGCTCGTCCGCAATCCGGACATCCTCGCCGAGATCTCCGCCGAACGGGCGCGCCCCGGCCAGGTGGTCGTCGGCTTCGCGGCGGAGACGGACGACGTCCTCGCCAACGGACGGACGAAGCTGGCACGCAAGGGCTGCGATCTGCTGGTGGTGAACGAGGTCGGCGAGAGCCGCACGTTCGGCTCCGAGGAGAACGAGGCCGTGGTGCTCGGGGCCGACGGAAGCGAGACGCCGGTGGCCCACGGACCCAAGGAAGCGCTGGCCGACACGGTGTGGGACCTCGTGACACGCCGACTGGGGTGA